In the Wyeomyia smithii strain HCP4-BCI-WySm-NY-G18 chromosome 2, ASM2978416v1, whole genome shotgun sequence genome, one interval contains:
- the LOC129723520 gene encoding uncharacterized protein LOC129723520 isoform X2, with translation MDHSKSSFSVMFAAAADGFVLPPYVVYASVHLYSTWTEGGPKGTRYNRSKSGWFDKVIFEDWFTSMALPYFMNLNNDLPKVIIGDNLASHLSYKVMKSCLENSIRFVFLPPNATHLCQPLDVAYFRPLKQAWRKTLDIWKKQHRGTQPQQNLAYQIR, from the exons ATGGACCACTCGAAAAGCTCTTTTTCAGTTATGTTTGCTGCTGCCGCGGACGGTTTCGTTCTTCCACCTTATGTTGTCTATGCTTCCGTTCACCTCTACAGCACATGGACCGAAGGAGGGCCAAAGGGTACCAGATATAACCGTTCCAAATCCG GCTGGTTTGATAAAGTTATTTTCGAGGACTGGTTTACTTCTATGGCGTTGCCCTATTTCATGAATCTGAACAATGACTTGCCGAAAGTGATCATCGGGGATAACTTAGCCTCCCACTTGTCATATAAAGTGATGAAAAGCTGTTTAGAGAACAGCATTCGATTTGTTTTTCTCCCCCCTAATGCAACGCATCTGTGTCAGCCGTTGGATGTGGCATACTTCAGACCCCTGAAGCAGGCCTGGAGGAAAACACTGGACATTTGGAAGAAGCAGCATAGAGG AACACAGCCACAGCAAAATCTTGCGTATCAAATTCGATAG
- the LOC129723520 gene encoding uncharacterized protein LOC129723520 isoform X1, translated as MDHSKSSFSVMFAAAADGFVLPPYVVYASVHLYSTWTEGGPKGTRYNRSKSGWFDKVIFEDWFTSMALPYFMNLNNDLPKVIIGDNLASHLSYKVMKSCLENSIRFVFLPPNATHLCQPLDVAYFRPLKQAWRKTLDIWKKQHRGSVPKHIFPRLLKEALLNIDKSIYRTQPQQNLAYQIR; from the exons ATGGACCACTCGAAAAGCTCTTTTTCAGTTATGTTTGCTGCTGCCGCGGACGGTTTCGTTCTTCCACCTTATGTTGTCTATGCTTCCGTTCACCTCTACAGCACATGGACCGAAGGAGGGCCAAAGGGTACCAGATATAACCGTTCCAAATCCG GCTGGTTTGATAAAGTTATTTTCGAGGACTGGTTTACTTCTATGGCGTTGCCCTATTTCATGAATCTGAACAATGACTTGCCGAAAGTGATCATCGGGGATAACTTAGCCTCCCACTTGTCATATAAAGTGATGAAAAGCTGTTTAGAGAACAGCATTCGATTTGTTTTTCTCCCCCCTAATGCAACGCATCTGTGTCAGCCGTTGGATGTGGCATACTTCAGACCCCTGAAGCAGGCCTGGAGGAAAACACTGGACATTTGGAAGAAGCAGCATAGAGGGTCAGTTCCGAAACATATTTTCCCGCGTCTACTAAAGGAAGCACTATTGAATATTGACAAATCTATTTACAGAACACAGCCACAGCAAAATCTTGCGTATCAAATTCGATAG
- the LOC129723469 gene encoding fatty acyl-CoA reductase wat-like yields MSRRRSDNVQLCIYIFTDMPNCLPNSLEQEATFSGRMSFVSPPTIPETFAGADVFVTGGTGFLGKVLIEKLLRSCPAIGHVFVLLREKKGRSAEQRVKDFVQVPLFDKLRELRPNDLQKLIRISGDCSLLQMGLNDESRRQMENVQFIFHVAASVRFDDPLVKATLLNTRGTREIFRWAKTLKQLRALVHISTTYCNPDIVNVEERIYPAKIAWQQVIKMAESLDSNTLEAMALKLTDFAPNTYTFTKGLAEQICFDYSRELPVVIVRPSVITNTEREPVPGWIENFNGPVGLMVGVGTGLVRTANVGLENHLNCIPADVCINAIMIAAWKKANSPSGQLCIYNCAAEPHKTANYRFLIKDGEYVCRSTPMNKMVWAPGGNPANNVYIFYILFFLYQMLPAIFIDLLLKSVGKKPVLLRIQRKILDAHVSLHYFMQNDWTFVTENFRRLATDLLEKDRENFNTNYICNGLMCYYQTCLLGGRRYLLNEPDETIPAAKRQYERYVIIHTILKLSLVILVGYLMWKKYVNMFVLE; encoded by the exons ATGAGTAGACGACGAAGTGACAATGTCCAGCTGTGCATTTACATTTTTACTGATATGCCGAAT TGCCTACCAAACTCTTTGGAACAAGAAGCAACTTTTAGTGGCAGAATGAGTTTCGTTTCCCCACCAACCATTCCGGAAACATTTGCTGGCGCGGACGTTTTCGTTACCGGAGGTACTGGTTTCCTGGGAAAAGTCTTAATCGAAAAACTTCTCAGGTCCTGTCCAGCGATTGGACATGTATTTGTACTACTGCGAGAAAAAAAGGGAAGGTCAGCTGAGCAGCGAGTGAAAGATTTTGTGCAAGTTCCT TTGTTCGACAAGCTACGAGAACTTCGTCCAAATGATTTACAAAAGTTAATACGAATAAGTGGCGACTGTTCGCTACTGCAAATGGGGTTAAATGACGAGAGTCGAAGACAAATGGAAAATGTACAGTTCATATTTCATGTTGCGGCCAGTGTCCGATTCGATGATCCGCTTGTGAAAGCAACCCTGCTAAATACCCGAGGAACGCGAGAGATTTTCCGCTGGGCAAAGACGCTGAAACAGCTGAGAGCCTTGGTGCATATCTCTACGACCTATTGCAACCCGGATATTGTCAATGTAGAAGAACGCATCTATCCTGCTAAAATAGCTTGGCAGCAGGTGATCAAGATGGCTGAGTCTTTGGACTCAAACACGCTGGAAGCAATGGCTTTAAA ATTAACCGACTTCGCGCCCAATACGTACACGTTTACCAAGGGACTGGCCGAGCAAATATGCTTCGACTACAGTCGAGAGCTACCGGTGGTAATAGTACGACCATCGGTCATCACCAACACCGAGAGGGAACCCGTCCCCGGATGGATTGAAAACTTCAACGGCCCCGTGGGGTTGATGGTCGGCGTTGGAACTGGGCTCGTACGTACAGCTAATGTTGGCTTAGAAAACCACCTAAACTGTATTCCGGCAGACGTTTGTATCAACGCGATTATGATTGCTGCCTGGAAAAAGGCTAATAGTCCGTCTGGACAGTTGTGCATCTACAACTGTGCAGCTGAACCGCATAAAACAGCTAACTACAGGTTTCTTATAAAAGACGGAGAGTACGTTTGCCGTAGCACCCCGATGAATAAAATGGTGTGGGCCCCCGGAGGGAATCCTGCTAATAATGtttacattttttatattttgtttttcctataTCAAATGCTGCCAGCAATATTCATCGACCTGCTGCTGAAAAGCGTTGGTAAAAAACCAGT TTTGTTAAGAATACAACGCAAAATACTCGACGCACATGTCTCATTACACTACTTCATGCAAAACGATTGGACTTTTGTTACGGAGAACTTTCGACGACTCGCCACAGATCTGCTGGAGAAAGACAG GGAGAATTTCAATACCAACTATATCTGTAACGGCCTTATGTGTTACTACCAAACCTGTCTCCTGGGAGGTCGAAGATATTTACTAAATGAACCGGATGAAACAATTCCAGCAGCGAAAAGACAGTATGAACGTTATGTGATAATACATACAATATTAAAGCTTTCTTTGGTTATATTAGTAGGATACCTTATGTGGAAAAAGTATGTTAATATGTTTGTTTTGGAATGA